A window from Primulina eburnea isolate SZY01 chromosome 2, ASM2296580v1, whole genome shotgun sequence encodes these proteins:
- the LOC140821941 gene encoding uncharacterized protein isoform X2 has translation MKIAHSFIIFNTLSPPRVVANISAASQSPTLKLAESLQAETLKILEWPFVCKQLSAFTSTTMGLDAANAANIPLGQNPFESKRLLAQTSAAVALSRSLDFSGVEDVSAVVDASVAGELLSIGELCSVARTLRSARSLLEQLEEISFRYDSPNRLSPLLEILQNCDFLIELEQKIGFCINCEFSVILDQASEELEFIRSERKRNMENLGSMMRRVATQIFQSGGNDRPLVTTRRSRMCVAIKTKHRHLLPKGVVLDTSSSGATYFMEPREAVELNNLEVRLSNSEKMEEQAILSLLSTEIAHSSREINFLLDRVLELDLVFARASHARWMNGVCPNFSSDSCEDSKHYSLSVDLEGIQHPLLLESSLRKSFPSSGQDTFAENSDIVSGASSFPVPINIKIKPGKKVVVISGPNTGGKTASMKTLGLASIMSKSGMYLPAQNNPLLPWFDFVLADIGDRQSLEQSLSTFSGHISRICKILEVASEKTLVLLDEIGSGTDPSEGVALSASILQYLKDRVNLAVVTTHYADLTRLKEKDARFENAAMEFSLESLQPTYRILWGSMGESNALSIAKTIGFDEKIISGAQSWIKKLRPEKMQKRNSLLFQSLTEERNTLETQAKKALSLHSDTMKLYNEILEEAGDLDHREAALKAKETQQIQKELKIVKAEIDSVVQQFENELTTTTPDQFNSLLKKSESAIASIVQAYQISENFPADRTSFHFPEIGEQVRVKGLGIKLATVVEAPANDDTVLVQYGKIRARVNLGSLSALKDVDGALASAPRSKRQGQQKRRLRSLSLLSENRKDGEISYSPVVQTSKNTLDLRGMRAAEAKLNVNMAINASGVNSVLFIIHGMGTGVLKELVLELLRNHPRVAKFEQESPMNYGCTVAYIK, from the exons ATGAAAATCGCCCACAGCTTCATCATCTTCAACACACTTTCTCCGCCGCGTGTCGTTGCCAATATCTCTGCCGCTTCCCAGTCTCCGACACTCAAACTTGCGGAGTCCCTTCAAGCCGAGACCCTCAAAATCCTCGAATGGCCTTTCGTTTGCAAGCAGCTCTCCGCATTCACGTCCACTACCATGGGCCTCGATGCGGCCAATGCCGCCAATATCCCGTTGGGACAAAACCCATTCGAGAGCAAGCGTCTTCTGGCCCAGACCTCTGCGGCGGTGGCACTCTCCCGGTCGTTGGATTTTTCTGGAGTGGAAGATGTTTCGGCAGTCGTCGATGCATCAGTTGCAGGTGAACTGCTCTCTATCGGAGAGCTTTGTTCTGTAGCTAGGACATTAAGATCAGCAAGGTCGTTGCTCGAACAGTTGGAGGAGATTTCGTTCAGATATGATTCGCCTAATAG GTTATCTCCATTGCTTGAAATTCTTcagaattgtgattttcttatAGAACTGGAGCAGAAGATAGGATTTTGTATAAATTGTGAATTTTCGGTAATCCTTGACCAAGCCAGTGAAGAATTAGAATTCATTAGGTCTGAAAGGAAAAGGAACATGGAGAATCTGGGATCGATGATGAGGCGTGTCGCGACTCAAATATTTCAGTCTGGTGGAAATGATAGACCGCTGGTGACCACTCGTAGGTCAAGAATGTGTGTTGCTATCAAAACCAAACATAGACATTTGCTGCCTAAAGGGGTTGTTTTAGACACTAGCAGTTCTGGAGCAACTTACTTTATGGAACCCAGGGAAGCAGTTGAATTGAATAATCTTGAGGTGAGGCTATCAAATTCTGAGAAGATGGAGGAGCAAGCCATATTGAGTTTGCTTAGCACTGAAATTGCTCATTCAAGTAGAgagataaattttttattagatAGAGTACTGGAATTAGATCTTGTTTTTGCCAGAGCTTCTCATGCTCGATGGATGAATGGGGTCTGTCCAAATTTCAGCTCAGACAGTTGTGAAGATTCCAAGCATTACTCATTATCAGTAGATTTGGAAGGTATACAACATCCTTTGCTGCTTGAATCGtcattgagaaaatctttcCCCTCTTCAGGACAGGACACTTTTGCAGAAAACTCTGACATTGTTTCTGGTGCATCTAGTTTTCCAGTGCCtattaatataaaaatcaaaCCTGGAAAAAAGGTGGTAGTAATCTCAGGACCTAATACCGGAGGTAAAACAGCTTCTATGAAAACTCTGGGATTGGCTTCGATAATGTCAAAATCTGGAATGTACCTTCCCGCTCAAAACAATCCTTTGCTACCTTGGTTTGATTTTGTTCTGGCAGATATTGGTGATCGTCAG TCTCTAGAACAAAGCCTTTCGACCTTCAGTGGCCACATATCACGGATTTGTAAAATTTTGGAAGTGGCTTCTGAAAAAACTCTAGTCCTTCTCGATGAAATTGGAAGTGGAACTGATCCTTCTGAGGGTGTGGCTCTCTCAGCCAGCATACTGCAATATCTCAAGGATCGAGTTAATTTAGCTGTCGTGACAACCCACTATGCAGATTTAACTCGTTTAAAAGAGAAGGATGCTCGTTTTGAGAATGCAGCGATGGAATTTTCTTTGGAATCTCTGCAGCCTACCTATCGCATTTTGTGGGGAAGCATGGGTGAATCAAATGCCTTGAGTATTGCAAAAACAATAGGCTTTGATGAGAAAATCATTTCGGGGGCACAATCATGGATAAAGAAGTTAAGACCTGAAAAGATGCAGAAACGAAATAGTTTGCTTTTTCAGTCATTGACAGAAGAAAGGAATACACTAGAAACACAGGCTAAAAAAGCTCTGTCTCTTCATTCAGACACCATGAAACTTTACAACGAG ATTCTTGAAGAGGCAGGTGATCTTGACCACCGTGAAGCAGCTCTCAAAGCCAAGGAAACTCAACAGATTCAAAAGGAACTGAAAATCGTGAAGGCAGAGATTGATAGTGTGGTACAACAATTTGAAAACGAATTGACAACTACTACTCCTGATCAATTCAATTCACTTTTGAAGAAATCAGAATCTGCCATAGCATCCATTGTTCAAGCTTATCAGATTTCTGAAAACTTTCCTGCTGATAGAACAAGTTTCCATTTCCCAGAAATTGGAGAGCAAGTCCGTGTAAAGGGTTTAGGAATCAAGTTGGCTACTGTTGTTGAAGCACCGGCTAATGATGACACAGTTCTTGTACAATATGGAAAAATCAGAGCCCGTGTAAACTTGGGCAGTTTAAGTGCTCTAAAAGATGTTGATGGGGCACTGGCTTCAGCTCCACGCTCAAAAAGACAG GGTCAGCAGAAAAGACGATTACGGAGTCTGAGTCTTCTTTCGGAAAACAGAAAAGATGGGGAAATTTCATATAGCCCCGTCGTGCAGACATCGAAGAATACCTTGGACTTACGTGGCATGCGAGCTGCGGAAGCTAAGCTCAATGTCAACATGGCCATCAACGCAAGCGGTGTTAATTCAGTTCTCTTCATCATACATGGAATGGGCACAGGAGTTCTGAAGGAGCTTGTGCTTGAATTACTACGAAACCACCCCCGGGTTGCCAAATTTGAACAGGAAAGTCCCATGAATTATGGGTGTACGGTTGCATACATCAAGTAA
- the LOC140821941 gene encoding uncharacterized protein isoform X1, giving the protein MKIAHSFIIFNTLSPPRVVANISAASQSPTLKLAESLQAETLKILEWPFVCKQLSAFTSTTMGLDAANAANIPLGQNPFESKRLLAQTSAAVALSRSLDFSGVEDVSAVVDASVAGELLSIGELCSVARTLRSARSLLEQLEEISFRYDSPNRLSPLLEILQNCDFLIELEQKIGFCINCEFSVILDQASEELEFIRSERKRNMENLGSMMRRVATQIFQSGGNDRPLVTTRRSRMCVAIKTKHRHLLPKGVVLDTSSSGATYFMEPREAVELNNLEVRLSNSEKMEEQAILSLLSTEIAHSSREINFLLDRVLELDLVFARASHARWMNGVCPNFSSDSCEDSKHYSLSVDLEGIQHPLLLESSLRKSFPSSGQDTFAENSDIVSGASSFPVPINIKIKPGKKVVVISGPNTGGKTASMKTLGLASIMSKSGMYLPAQNNPLLPWFDFVLADIGDRQSLEQSLSTFSGHISRICKILEVASEKTLVLLDEIGSGTDPSEGVALSASILQYLKDRVNLAVVTTHYADLTRLKEKDARFENAAMEFSLESLQPTYRILWGSMGESNALSIAKTIGFDEKIISGAQSWIKKLRPEKMQKRNSLLFQSLTEERNTLETQAKKALSLHSDTMKLYNEILEEAGDLDHREAALKAKETQQIQKELKIVKAEIDSVVQQFENELTTTTPDQFNSLLKKSESAIASIVQAYQISENFPADRTSFHFPEIGEQVRVKGLGIKLATVVEAPANDDTVLVQYGKIRARVNLGSLSALKDVDGALASAPRSKRQVWIKSGQQKRRLRSLSLLSENRKDGEISYSPVVQTSKNTLDLRGMRAAEAKLNVNMAINASGVNSVLFIIHGMGTGVLKELVLELLRNHPRVAKFEQESPMNYGCTVAYIK; this is encoded by the exons ATGAAAATCGCCCACAGCTTCATCATCTTCAACACACTTTCTCCGCCGCGTGTCGTTGCCAATATCTCTGCCGCTTCCCAGTCTCCGACACTCAAACTTGCGGAGTCCCTTCAAGCCGAGACCCTCAAAATCCTCGAATGGCCTTTCGTTTGCAAGCAGCTCTCCGCATTCACGTCCACTACCATGGGCCTCGATGCGGCCAATGCCGCCAATATCCCGTTGGGACAAAACCCATTCGAGAGCAAGCGTCTTCTGGCCCAGACCTCTGCGGCGGTGGCACTCTCCCGGTCGTTGGATTTTTCTGGAGTGGAAGATGTTTCGGCAGTCGTCGATGCATCAGTTGCAGGTGAACTGCTCTCTATCGGAGAGCTTTGTTCTGTAGCTAGGACATTAAGATCAGCAAGGTCGTTGCTCGAACAGTTGGAGGAGATTTCGTTCAGATATGATTCGCCTAATAG GTTATCTCCATTGCTTGAAATTCTTcagaattgtgattttcttatAGAACTGGAGCAGAAGATAGGATTTTGTATAAATTGTGAATTTTCGGTAATCCTTGACCAAGCCAGTGAAGAATTAGAATTCATTAGGTCTGAAAGGAAAAGGAACATGGAGAATCTGGGATCGATGATGAGGCGTGTCGCGACTCAAATATTTCAGTCTGGTGGAAATGATAGACCGCTGGTGACCACTCGTAGGTCAAGAATGTGTGTTGCTATCAAAACCAAACATAGACATTTGCTGCCTAAAGGGGTTGTTTTAGACACTAGCAGTTCTGGAGCAACTTACTTTATGGAACCCAGGGAAGCAGTTGAATTGAATAATCTTGAGGTGAGGCTATCAAATTCTGAGAAGATGGAGGAGCAAGCCATATTGAGTTTGCTTAGCACTGAAATTGCTCATTCAAGTAGAgagataaattttttattagatAGAGTACTGGAATTAGATCTTGTTTTTGCCAGAGCTTCTCATGCTCGATGGATGAATGGGGTCTGTCCAAATTTCAGCTCAGACAGTTGTGAAGATTCCAAGCATTACTCATTATCAGTAGATTTGGAAGGTATACAACATCCTTTGCTGCTTGAATCGtcattgagaaaatctttcCCCTCTTCAGGACAGGACACTTTTGCAGAAAACTCTGACATTGTTTCTGGTGCATCTAGTTTTCCAGTGCCtattaatataaaaatcaaaCCTGGAAAAAAGGTGGTAGTAATCTCAGGACCTAATACCGGAGGTAAAACAGCTTCTATGAAAACTCTGGGATTGGCTTCGATAATGTCAAAATCTGGAATGTACCTTCCCGCTCAAAACAATCCTTTGCTACCTTGGTTTGATTTTGTTCTGGCAGATATTGGTGATCGTCAG TCTCTAGAACAAAGCCTTTCGACCTTCAGTGGCCACATATCACGGATTTGTAAAATTTTGGAAGTGGCTTCTGAAAAAACTCTAGTCCTTCTCGATGAAATTGGAAGTGGAACTGATCCTTCTGAGGGTGTGGCTCTCTCAGCCAGCATACTGCAATATCTCAAGGATCGAGTTAATTTAGCTGTCGTGACAACCCACTATGCAGATTTAACTCGTTTAAAAGAGAAGGATGCTCGTTTTGAGAATGCAGCGATGGAATTTTCTTTGGAATCTCTGCAGCCTACCTATCGCATTTTGTGGGGAAGCATGGGTGAATCAAATGCCTTGAGTATTGCAAAAACAATAGGCTTTGATGAGAAAATCATTTCGGGGGCACAATCATGGATAAAGAAGTTAAGACCTGAAAAGATGCAGAAACGAAATAGTTTGCTTTTTCAGTCATTGACAGAAGAAAGGAATACACTAGAAACACAGGCTAAAAAAGCTCTGTCTCTTCATTCAGACACCATGAAACTTTACAACGAG ATTCTTGAAGAGGCAGGTGATCTTGACCACCGTGAAGCAGCTCTCAAAGCCAAGGAAACTCAACAGATTCAAAAGGAACTGAAAATCGTGAAGGCAGAGATTGATAGTGTGGTACAACAATTTGAAAACGAATTGACAACTACTACTCCTGATCAATTCAATTCACTTTTGAAGAAATCAGAATCTGCCATAGCATCCATTGTTCAAGCTTATCAGATTTCTGAAAACTTTCCTGCTGATAGAACAAGTTTCCATTTCCCAGAAATTGGAGAGCAAGTCCGTGTAAAGGGTTTAGGAATCAAGTTGGCTACTGTTGTTGAAGCACCGGCTAATGATGACACAGTTCTTGTACAATATGGAAAAATCAGAGCCCGTGTAAACTTGGGCAGTTTAAGTGCTCTAAAAGATGTTGATGGGGCACTGGCTTCAGCTCCACGCTCAAAAAGACAGGTTTGGATAAAAAGT GGTCAGCAGAAAAGACGATTACGGAGTCTGAGTCTTCTTTCGGAAAACAGAAAAGATGGGGAAATTTCATATAGCCCCGTCGTGCAGACATCGAAGAATACCTTGGACTTACGTGGCATGCGAGCTGCGGAAGCTAAGCTCAATGTCAACATGGCCATCAACGCAAGCGGTGTTAATTCAGTTCTCTTCATCATACATGGAATGGGCACAGGAGTTCTGAAGGAGCTTGTGCTTGAATTACTACGAAACCACCCCCGGGTTGCCAAATTTGAACAGGAAAGTCCCATGAATTATGGGTGTACGGTTGCATACATCAAGTAA
- the LOC140821962 gene encoding 3',5'-bisphosphate nucleotidase AHL-like codes for MTTYFIPHAALPIAVKNSSTPTKIGFFHSCFHANPHQASTNYPWVSIPRVNCNPQAIFASTAEEHYTEALSNSMDADEYADELEVAVKAVHMACLLCQKVQESLLTKSSDIVQSKDDNSPVTVADWSVQATVSWVLSKAFGRENVSIVAEEDIQALSKASATGLLEAVVRTVNTCLAEAPRFGLSAPALALNSSEVLEAISRCNSTGGPSQRFWVLDPVDGTLGFVRGDQYAVALALIEDGEPVLGVLGCPNYPMKKEWLNYHNGNLSTLSSMTSKISGSWNRGCVIYAKKDSGRTWMQPLLHEEKTLIWPNSARQIRVSTIDDPSLATFCEPVEKSNSNHSFTAGLAHSVGLRNQPLRLYSMVKYAAIARGDAEIFMKFARSGYKEKIWDHAAGVVIIQEAGGVVTDAGGHPLCFSRGVYLEGLDRGIVACSGARLHDKIIGSVDASWNSSSL; via the exons ATGACCACCTATTTCATTCCACACGCCGCTCTCCCAATTGCAGTAAAAAACAGTTCCACTCCCACAAAGATAGGATTTTTTCACTCATGCTTTCACGCAAACCCTCACCAGGCCTCAACCAACTACCCATGGGTCAGCATTCCTCGTGTTAACTGTAACCCACAAGCCATTTTCGCTTCAACAGCGGAAGAACATTACACTGAGGCATTGAGTAATTCGATGGACGCGGACGAATATGCCGACGAATTGGAGGTAGCAGTGAAGGCCGTGCATATGGCGTGCTTGCTTTGTCAGAAAGTTCAAGAAAGCTTGCTTACTAAAAGCAGTGATATTGTTCAATCCAAAGATGATAACTCTCCGGTTACAGTAGCTG ATTGGAGTGTTCAAGCAACTGTAAGCTGGGTGTTGTCCAAGGCTTTCGGCCGTGAAAATGTATCGATTGTTGCCGAAGAAGACATTCAAGCACTGTCCAAGGCCAGTGCAACTGGTTTACTAGAAGCTGTGGTGCGTACAGTTAACACATGTCTGGCCGAAGCACCACGTTTTGGACTTAGTGCACCAGCTTTAGCTTTGAATAGTTCAGAGGTCTTAGAAGCCATAAGTAGATGCAACTCTACTGGGGGACCAAGCCAAAGGTTTTGGGTACTGGATCCAGTTGATGGTACATTGGGTTTTGTACGTGGGGATCAATATGCGGTTGCCCTGGCATTGATAGAGGATGGAGAGCCAGTTCTTGGAGTTCTTGGATGCCCAAATTATCCGATGAAGAAGGAATGGCTAAATTACCATAATGGCAACCTTAGTACTTTATCTAGCATGACCTCAAAGATTTCAGGATCTTGGAACAGAGGCTGTGTAATATATGCAAAGAAAGACAGTGGCAGAACATGGATGCAGCCCTTGCTTCATGAGGAAAAGACGTTAATTTGGCCGAACTCTGCTAGGCAAATTCGAGTTTCCACTATTGATGATCCCTCGTTGGCTACGTTTTGTGAACCGGTGGAGAAGTCtaattcaaatcattcctttaCTGCTGGACTAGCTCATAGTGTTGGACTAAG GAACCAACCGTTACGCTTGTATTCAATGGTGAAATATGCAGCCATAGCCAGAGGAGATGCCGAAATATTCATGAAGTTTGCTCGATCAGGTTACAAGGAAAAGATATGGGATCATGCAGCTGGTGTTGTCATTATTCAAGAAGCTGGTGGTGTTGTAACTGATGCCGGAGGCCACCCACTCTGCTTTTCAAGAGGTGTGTACTTAGAAGGACTTGATCGAGGTATAGTTGCTTGTTCTGGAGCTCGCTTACACGACAAGATAATTGGGTCCGTTGATGCCAGCTGGAATTCTTCTAGCCTTTAA
- the LOC140821968 gene encoding secretory carrier-associated membrane protein 1-like: MAGRYDPNPFDEEEVNPFSDGGARGKGTGKSNFSGGAFYTTSSGSVPPVTNSRLSPLPPEPADFYNPTAPVDIPLDSAADLKKKERELQAKEADLKRREQEVKRREEAAARAGIVIEEKNWPPFFPIIHHDITNEIPIHLQKLQYVAFTTFLGLSFCLLWNLIAVTTAWIKQGDAKIWFLAIIYFISGVPGAYVLWYRPLYRAFRNESAVKFGWFFLFYCLHIGFCIFAAVAPPVVFRGKSLAGILPAVDLIGKHVLVGIFYFIGFGLFCLESVLSIWVIQQVYMYFRGSGKAAEMKREAARGALRAAF, encoded by the exons ATGGCCGGCCGTTACGATCCCAATCCTTTTGATGAGGAAGAAGTTAATCCATTCTCT GATGGAGGGGCTAGAGGAAAAGGAACCGGGAAATCGAATTTCAGCGGTGGTGCATTTTACACGACG aGTTCCGGTAGTGTTCCACCGGTGACAAACTCAAGGCTTTCACCCCTCCCTCCAGAACCTGCTGATTTCTACAATCCTACTGCCCCCGTTGATATACCTCTTGATAGTGCTGCG GATTTGAAGAAGAAAGAGAGAGAGTTGCAGGCGAAGGAAGCTGATTTGAAAAGGAGGGAACAG GAAGTAAAACGGAGAGAAGAGGCTGCTGCGCGGG CCGGTATCGTTATTGAGGAGAAAAACTGGCCTCCATTTTTTCCTATTATTCACCATGATATCACAAATGAAATACCAATTCATCTGCAGAAGCTGCAATATGTCGCTTTCACAACCTTTTTGG GACTCTCCTTTTGTCTTCTATGGAAtttgatagctgtgaccacCGCGTGGATTAAACAAGGAG ATGCAAAGATATGGTTTCTTGCCATTATCTACTTCATATCTGGGGTTCCTGGAGCTTATGTGTTATGGTATCGTCCACTCTACCGTGCTTTTAG AAACGAAAGCGCTGTGAAGTTTGGGTGGTTTTTCTTGTTTTACTGT CTTCACATTGGCTTCTGTATCTTTGCCGCCGTTGCCCCTCCTGTAGTTTTTAGAGGAAAATCTCTGGC AGGTATTCTTCCGGCTGTTGACCTGATAGGCAAGCATGTTTTGGTTGGG ATTTTCTACTTCATCGGGTTCGGATTATTTTGCCTCGAGTCAGTTCTAAGCATTTGGGTTATTCAG CAAGTATACATGTATTTCCGAGGCAGTGGTAAAGCCGCTGAGATGAAACGCGAAGCTGCAAGGGGCGCCCTTAGAGCAGCATTCTAA